The sequence CGACACGGTCATAAACACCACCGCAACACCACCACCACCCGCCCAGCGTCACCTCGCGAGTACCCGGAAATAGCCACCACGAAACCGGACCACCGCCGCGCCGCCCATagtgccgccgccgccgtcccgAATCGCGATAGTCGACAGGAAACACACACAGCCGCGACTATCACTACGGAAACCGGTTTATTGTGATCACCCGGCAGCACAACAACAACGGTCACGACCCAGTGACCTACATTCGTACGTAAATAGACATCGATACGCGGTCACACAAATCGAGAGAACGCGATATCTGCTCTACCGATAACATCGACACTTATAAATTTTCTTACTTGAACATAACACCGGACAGCCGGACGTAATGGCAGGAAATTTTTTGAGTGAGTTGACCGCAACGGAGCTAAAGTACGAGTGCAGGCAACGGGGGCTATCGGAAGGAGGCACGAAAGATGCGCTCGAAATCCGATTAGCAGACCACCTCACGGGAATGGGGATACAGGCAAACTCCGTCCGGTTCCCCCCCATGGAAACCGATGGGACAACCGGGACCGGGACAGACAGTAACCCCGCGCTCAACGCCGGGCATACGGAGTCGGTCACAGACAACCGTACCCCCACCCCCGTGCCTACAAACACAACCAACTCCACACCCACGTGTACCACACCCATACACACCGCACAACAGGCCACGGATCTAATACTGTCGGCCCGTGGCATACTGAAAGGGGTACGAGAAGCGGCGCAAAACGCGCCGCACACGGCCGGGTTGGACGCACGGCTAACCATGCTCGAGGACTACATGGCCCGCTTTGCCGAAGACCAACGTCGCTTAGCGGAGACAATGCGTCGCCTCGAGATGGGTATGTCACGTCTGACACCGGAAGCACAACCGGACGCACCCGTGCCAACTCGTCCCCAACGCACAACGTTATCTGGGCAGCACCACGAGCACGCCGGACGACCCGCCCACAGATAACGCACATAACTACACACACACCGACACACCAAACATCACGGACTGCGGAGCGAGAGGACCCGCGCTACGCGAATCACCGTCCGCGGGCAACCACCGCGCACACCGCAACGTCCGTTTCGATAACACGTCGTCCACCCCACACACCGCCGCCACCCCACACAGCTGCGTATTACAACAGTCGTTTATACCGTATGACGAAATACGCACAGTGAGATACTCACTGCCGGAGTTCCACGGAACGACGCCCGAGGACCCGGTACGGTTCATACATAGGGCCGAAGCCACTCTGTATAATACGCAGATAGAACGCACGGGCTGGACGAGCATTATCGAACCGCAGTTAAAAGGTGCAGCCAGAACCTGGTGGAACACCGTCAGGCTACTGGACTACACCTGGGACGAATTTCGTgcgaattttctaaaaaaattcaacagcaTGACAATTCAGTCCCGGCTGCAGGAGGAGGTAATGACCGTCCGGCAATCCCCAACGCAGTCGCTATCGGATTTCATTTCGCGCAAACATCAATTAACACGTCGTATCAACAACGGACAAGTACCGGTGCTAGCTGAACCACAGCTAGTACATACGATAGTTGGACTAACGCGAAAGAAATACCGTACGCACATTTTACTGCAACGTCCCACCACATTCGCGGACCTAAGCCTAATAGGGGAAATCATGGATACACCGGATGATTCGCCCAAACCAGCAGCGTTATACACAAAACCCGGACGGTCGCGTACACCACAACCACCACGGCAGCCGCGAACGCGGGACAACACGCCCGGCAGACCACTACCGCGCGACCCGTGCAGGCACTGTGGCGGACCGCACTGGAATAGCGACTGTCCCGAAAACGCACCGGCTTCGGGAAACGCCAGATGAGTCGGCGGACATTTGTCCGCACCGCCgcctcacacacacacacacacacacgatcACACCCACACAAACAATGCTCGGCAACGCTGACGGGGATATAACCTTCAGACGCACATCGACACGCTCGGCGTCATCGAATATATCGccctcacacacacacaaaaattcGGTAGGTAGTAGGTCATCATCACCACACACAACGACCCCTACTGCGGAATTTTCACGTGCGCCGTCGGAATGCGTGCGTAGTTCAGAGGTAACCGGAACGGACGCCCTGGTAATGGCGGTACACACCGCCACCAGGGACACCGAGTTCGCGGTTGAGAACCAGTTACCCAACTACAGCACACACCCGTCGTCGAATGATGCTAAACGAACACGCCCCGACAAAATTCCGACCCCCGCGGTCGAACTCGAATTTAGGTCAGGCTTCGTAACAGCACTACTCGACTCACAGGCACAGAAATCATACGTAAGCCCGAACATTGCACACACACATGGCACACCCCACCACGGACAACCCACACACGTACGAATGGCGGACGGACACACCACAGTAACAAGCGGTACCGCACATTCGAAGCCAGATTAGGTGACCTAACGGTCACTTTCATTTCACCGCAGCAATAATGGACACATTATACTGCGACGTGCTCCTAGGACACGACTTCCTCGTAGACAACGAAGTCACTTGGGACTACACGACGAGCACTATACACCTAGGTACACATAGGAGGACATCGGCGTGCTGGAAAGGCCGGACAGCCACCCCCCGCCCGACCGCAGATATcgataaactattaatacacGGTGACCCACACACACGCGCGAAAATAACCGAAGTAGTTCGCGACTACCCGGACGTTTTTCAGCGGGAGGGTTGGGCGCACCAGATTAATCGAACACGACATCCTCCTTAAGAACCAAACACCAATAGCGCTAAAACCATATCCCTATCCGCACGCGAAACAGGTAGAAATAGACACCATGGTACGGGATATGGAGCAACAGGGACTCGTGGAACAAAGCACCTCCCCGTGGGCGGCACCCGTCGTTTTAGCGAAAAAGAAAGACGGAACGCACCGACTGTGCATCGACTACAGACGGCTTAATGACGTCACTGAGTCCGACGCGTACCCGATGCCCGACCTCAATACGTTGATACGGCAAATGCGAGGCGCAAAAATTTTTAGCATTTTGGACCTTAAGTCGGGATACTGGCAAGTACCTCTTAACCCAAAAGCGCGAAAATACACGGCATTCCGGACACGTCGGGGTCTATACCAGTTCCGGGTCCTCCCCTTCGGCCTCAAAAACAGTCCCATGACCTTTGTACGTCTTATGAACGAAGTCCTGAGGGGATATCTGGACGAGTTCGTCCGCGTCTACCTAGACGACATAGTGGTGTTTTCAAACACCACGGACGAACACCAGTGTCACCTGGACAGAGTTCTAGAGCGTCTACAACGATACGGGCTAACTTGCAACACCGAAAAATGCACTTTCGGATCGACCGAAATCGCATTTCTCGGACACCTAGTGAACACCGACGGGATAGACAAACAACCGGAGAAGCTAGAGTGCATCATGCAATTTCCCCCACCCACAAAAATACGGGACCTACGGAGGTTCTTAGGCGTCTGCAACTGGTACAGCCAGTTTGTAGACAACTACGCGGACACCATAGCACCCCTAACGAATAGGCTCAAACAGGGACTAAGTGGGCGTGGACCGAAATCGAACAGGCAGCTtttacgaaaataaaacacgCGTTGTGCGATTCGCCGAAACTATCGACACCCGATTACGGAAAACCATTCTGCCTACAAACCGATGCTAGCGAGATAGGAGCAGGTGCCGTACTTTTCCAACGGGGTGACAGACCGGAGGAAAGACGGATAATCGCCTACGCTAGCAAAAAGTTTAGCGACACGCAGACTAGGTACGCCGCGGTAGAGCGCGAGTGTCTCACGATAATCTGGGCGACCGACAAGTTTAGGCCATACTTAGAAGCCCGCCATTTTGACCTATTCACCGACAACTCGGCACTCACATGGCTCCACCGGGCCAAAAACACCAACTCCAAGTTAACCAGGGGGCGCTACAACTGGCCAACTTGGATTTCACCACCATACACGTGCCCGGCGTACAGAATGAAGCGCCGGACATGCTGTCCCGCAACCCAGCCCCGGGCCCCCCGTAGACGAGGACCTCCTCGAAGAGCGACTAGTAGGAGCACCAATCACACCGCTCACCACCACTAATAGTACGCCGGTCGACAATTTGTTTGCCACCGCGGACCCGGGAGACACCACTGGCGGGACCGCCATTTCACGCGCGACGCTCGCAGCCTGGCAGGCCGACGACCCCGAGACGCGAAATTTGGCGGAGAACGAGACGCCGGACGTCACGACGCGCGACACCGGACGCACCGTAAATAAAACCAACAAATATGTTGTCACCGACGGTCTCCTACGAATAAATGTGCGCGGACACACGCCCATAGTCGTCCCGCGCACCAAAACACAGAACGTGATATGGACATACCACGATCACGTCCTCGCAAACCACCCAGGCTGGAAGGAAACGTATAGGGCAATAAAACAACGGTTTTACTGGAAAGGTCAAAAAAACGACGTACGGCTATACGTTAAGGCGTGTCACATTTGCGCGTGCACCAAACCACTAAACAGGCGCGCGGACGACCCAATGACCGCCAGAACACCCCGCCACCCCTGGGAGGTAATTAGCATAGACCTCATGGGCCCCTACCCACGCACGAGCAGgggaaaacaatatttactagTCGCCACGGATATGTTTAGTAGATGGACCGAGGCATACCCACTCGGAACAGCCACTACGAAGACGATAACCGAAACAACTCGAAAGAGAATTTTTTCCCCGGTTCGGATACCCCCGTGTGTGCCTAAGCGACAACGGCCCCCAATTTGTAGCGAACGATATGCGCAGCGCGATCGAACGGTGGGGAGCCGAGGGCTGGACAACCCCGACATATCATCCGAGGGCCAACCCGTCGAACGACGCAACCAGGACATAAAAAAAGGATTGCGCGCCCTACTCGCCGGCGGCAACCACAACACGTGGGACGCCAAAATACCACccatattattttcgattagGAACCGACGTAACGACCAGACAGGATTCCCCCCCTCGGTACTCGTCCTCGGCAGAGAGATGAAGCGGCCGGGCGAATGGGCACTGACGCGGTCAACGGACAGCCCGATCGAACAAATCAATGTGGGTAGGGAAAGCCGCGAGAGACACGTACTGGAAATAACACCTGCGACAGGTGACCAGACGTGTACGGCCTATACAACAGGTGACACGGTGTACTACAAAGCGCACCACCGTGTCGAAAGCACGCCAAGTTTCACGCCGTTTTCGCACCCAAGTGGTGGGGACCGGTAACACTAAAAAACACGCGTAGGCAAAGGTGTGTTCCTAACAGACCAACAACCGCCACGCAAACTCCACGTATCATGTTTAAAACGCGCGACACCGCCGCTagcaagtaataatatataagaaattgCCGTATATAGTggtagatatacatatatggtCGTCTACTTctcatatgattattttattaaccatATCTTCTTGTACCAACCACACACAGTCGAGCAGCCAACCGCAACATGGACCAGAGGCAAAACCCCCTCCACCAGGCCGCGGAACTGTTAGAGCGCAGCCAGCAGCTACTGCGCACGGCAAACGCCGAAACCCCCCGCGCAACAACGGCCGCACGGGCGCGAAGGATGCCCCTGGAACAGCTACGCCGGGACCCGGTGCTGTGGGCTGCCTACAACCGCGGGTGGAACGACCGCACGGCGGCATTCCGCCGTGTGATGGACGAGCCACCCGTGGAAACACACCGGTCCCGGAGCCCGAGACGGCACGTGCTACCAGCGGGTATGCCGCGACCGCCCGCGATTCCCCCGTCTGCGTACCTTTTCCGACCCCCTCCCCTACCCCTGATGGCAACGCCAGTACCCCGGCCGCCAGCGATCGTAACAGCGCCGCCAACGACAACAACAGCGACAAGAACGATGACGACAACGGCAAGACCGACGACGACGGTAGCGGCACCACCAGCAAACAGAAACCGCCAGCGAAACCACCGTCAGCGAAGGAACGCAGCTCGGCTAGCCGATTTCAAGGCAGCGAAGAGGACCACCGGGGAGGGGCCGTCACAACAGTTCCGCCTACAAAAAACGCTACCCACCACCAACCCGCCGCCATCAACCGTCACCCCCAACGGCACCACGTCTGCAGACCAGGGAGGAAACGACCCCTAGTCGCCGAGGTAACAACCCCGGAGGAAAACATGCCTACCGGAATAGTTGAAACCTCGGAACAACCAGCGCCCACCCCAACACCTCCGGAGGATATGGAAATATCCCCGGAGGAAGAGGCGGAGCTGCTGGCAGACGTGGACGTCGGCCCTCCCGAGGACGTAGACATGGAGGCCGTCTATGATAACGCCATCCGGGGTTATCTAGACGGACCCACACCACCACAACCGGAGTAGACACCCGGGACCACGTCCGCTGTAATCAGCTGGAATACGTGCCCACTGCTCCGGAATAGTGCCCGCACCGAACAACCACCGCCCACACCTATCACCCAACCGTTGTCGGCCGGAAACCCGCCACCCCTGGCGGTTTGGGGGGGAGCATGACGCGGTCCCGCGTAACAGCCGTTTGAATCCAAACGGCATTTACGCGGAAATCCGCCGATTACTTCTCTTACCAACCGCCAGGTAACAACGGACGACACCGATGCGCGATAACCGCGCGCGGACGGATCGAACCGGTGACACCGCGCACCGGACCCAAGACAGTCAGTCTTGTGATCCGCGTCCTAGCACCCACACACACCTACTcgcctaatatatattttcagcttcacattttttttgactCCATcgccattgtttttttttgtttttttttttttttgttctcttCTTTTCAAAATTACGTAGTGTAACGATAATAAAACACCACCTCATTTTCCCCAAATTGTgcgttcaattatttattttgtttttccttCACGTCTCACACCTCAGCCATCCCGTCCTCATCCATCAACCGACGTCGTCGCACTAACAGGCACCCCGTCAAGTTTCCGtgttacagtaaaatataatgtgtgatAAAGCCATAAAggcaataggtaatatatagttctcatagtttatataggtaaattatttaattatgtataaactgtggatccccccccccccccgaaaaatgttgaaaatatgcTACTGTGCAAGAAagtatatagaattatatatttcaaaggtgaacacaataaaaacaatttacatttacaattttttaaaactagactttttatcgatttattagaaatattttgtagtatttaattatatatatcctATGCAAATTtaactgaaataatatttaacataattaatttttgtttaaaatctcATTATATATGGACAACCACTTActggttatttattttgctgttgtttattaaacacattttgataaaaacacAGTTACTctactatagtaattaaattttttagtattgacaaaatataaaattaattttaagtgtaataataatattagctaatatacatatatttttaaatttttattatatttaattaagtttaactaGAGAAAGAATAGTTGGAAATtctatttattctaatataacaaattctcACCAAATATAACTGTACATGTAGCCAATGTATAGAATACTTTCTTTTTCTTCAAACCTTTGTAGCTATACTTCTCGAGTAGTACATCTTTAAACAATTGTCtcattataatacgtacagTACTGGGCAATGTGTTACGTGAAAATCGTTTGAGCTCTGCAACCTGGacagaattttcaatttattctttagttttaatttataaagttattaatatttatatatagatagtatattcaaagttttatttttaccagttTTAATCTAAATTCTTTATTAGTTGTAAGTTTTCTTTCAAATTCATCTAGCTCATCTTCAGTTTCTAATGGCAGATTTGACAGTTCAGTTTGgaatatattttcagtatttttttctaaagatGAATTTTCAAATCGACTTGGttccaataatatatcatacattttatcaaccttctcatttaatgaattaatatcatatttgatattacaaATTGTTCGGTTCATCTTTTGAAGCAAttctaaattgattaaaataaaattatattacctaatacattcataacattattattaaatttaatttataaattatttaccataaattttttcattatgttcAGATACTTTTGAATCATTAGAAGCAGATACTGACTGCTGCAAATCTATTTTagacaaatttgaaattttaaacggCGATGATGCTGTATTGACTACACCAATGAAAGATTCATCAATAAAACGTGTCACCCCCAAGACCTAGCAAAAAtagatcaaattaaaatacacgaATTTGATGCAATTGGTTTAGTACtaggaatattattttcaaatattaatataatatcaatgaattaattaccagttatttctattgttttatCCGGCATAGAAATTGGACTCATCATCATATTGcatgttttattgaaatttatttttttttttacatcaataACAGTAGTTTCACAATTTTTGgatacattttaactattagAAGGTGATATTGTTGAAAGTAGCTTTATAGCAGGAGAACTTGGAGTAccttgaaaacaattttcaaaacaataacttTTTCACAATATACTagcataaacatatatataatataaatagtgcCTTCCCTTACAAttggattaatatttttatataattatcaaattgaatagttttataaaatatatttaatacttgttgaaatatttatatccatattttgtttattttatcaattataacttACCAGATAATACAAGAACACTGTCTGCTGGaggatttaaatttgtttctgtcattttgaaattgtcatcgactaaaatatatatttttataataaaacttgagaaaaaaaattgataaatttagcAGTAACATAAATTACCTAACCAATAAATCACTTGAAGATGGACTCCATAAAACATCATTTACTTTTTGTTGACATTTGTCTCTTTTTTTAGGATTTAATGTAGATTTCATAGTTTTAGTTTCTGACTTTTTTGATGGTGTATCATTATTTGTTGATAAGTCAGACGTATACTCTGCCTTTTTAGCTTTCTCTCTAGCTATAGTATAACTatctaaatgaaaataaatatattttcgttataaattatgttaggttaata is a genomic window of Aphis gossypii isolate Hap1 unplaced genomic scaffold, ASM2018417v2 Contig01045, whole genome shotgun sequence containing:
- the LOC126555738 gene encoding mucin-2-like, encoding MDQRQNPLHQAAELLERSQQLLRTANAETPRATTAARARRMPLEQLRRDPVLWAAYNRGWNDRTAAFRRVMDEPPVETHRSRSPRRHVLPAGMPRPPAIPPSAYLFRPPPLPLMATPVPRPPAIVTAPPTTTTATRTMTTTARPTTTVAAPPANRNRQRNHRQRRNAARLADFKAAKRTTGEGPSQQFRLQKTLPTTNPPPSTVTPNGTTSADQGGNDP
- the LOC126555736 gene encoding uncharacterized protein LOC126555736, with protein sequence MGPYPRTSRGKQYLLVATDMFSRWTEAYPLGTATTKTITETTRKRIFSPVRIPPCVPKRQRPPICSERYAQRDRTVGSRGLDNPDISSEGQPVERRNQDIKKGLRALLAGGNHNTWDAKIPPILFSIRNRRNDQTGFPPSVLVLGREMKRPGEWALTRSTDSPIEQINVGRESRERHVLEITPATGDQTCTAYTTGDTVYYKAHHRVESTPSFTPFSHPSGGDR
- the LOC126555735 gene encoding uncharacterized protein LOC126555735; the protein is MWSVVEFIDDRSVEVVPTYWLNKNKCAWPKKNSKKYIQKRVKPNEIEFDFLKARKLGKDRDSYTIAREKAKKAEYTSDLSTNNDTPSKKSETKTMKSTLNPKKRDKCQQKVNDVLWSPSSSDILVDDNFKMTETNLNPPADSVLVLSGTPSSPAIKLLSTISPSNS
- the LOC126555737 gene encoding uncharacterized protein LOC126555737, which translates into the protein MYPKIVLGVTRFIDESFIGVVNTASSPFKISNLSKIDLQQSVSASNDSKVSEHNEKIYELLQKMNRTICNIKYDINSLNEKVDKMYDILLEPSRFENSSLEKNTENIFQTELSNLPLETEDELDEFERKLTTNKEFRLKLVAELKRFSRNTLPSTVRIIMRQLFKDVLLEKYSYKGLKKKKVFYTLATCTVIFGENLLY